One window from the genome of Malus domestica chromosome 01, GDT2T_hap1 encodes:
- the LOC139194469 gene encoding uncharacterized protein gives MQRDKWDNKCEKGFQDLKRYLTSPLLLSKLEVAEELYIYLAISNVALSSALIREELRAQLPGSRAGLVFITLGGSMLKMAITLGFKESNNEAEYKALMVDLRMAQDLAIKKLAIHFDSQLITGQTTKEYAAKHPRMTLYLEKVQK, from the exons ATGCAAAGAGACAAGTGGGATAACAAGTGCGAGAAAGGATTTCAAGACTTGAAGAGATATCTGACATCCCCTCTGCTACTATCCAAGTTGGAAGTAGCTGAGGAATTATACATCTACTTGGCAATCTCAAATGTAGCATTAAGCTCTGctctcatacgagaagagctaaGGGCCCAACTGCCA GGTTCTAGAGCAGGCTTGGTTTTCATCACCCTAGGCGGCTCGATGCTCAAGATGGCAATCACTCTAGGCTTTAAGGAAtcaaacaacgaagcagagtacaaGGCCTTAATGGTAGACCTTCGAATGGCACAAGATCTGGCTATCAAGAAGCTCGCAATCCATTTCGATTCTCAGCTTATCACTGGCCAGACTACCAAGGAGTATGCAGCAAAGCATCCAAGGATGACACTATACCTTGAGAAGGTACAAAAGTAG